One segment of Ascidiaceihabitans donghaensis DNA contains the following:
- a CDS encoding DUF3168 domain-containing protein: MSYVLAAPLQAAVYQALSDDVDLGTLVGSAIYDAIPSGTLPSLYVSLGPETVQDASDKTGNGAVHQFTVSVVTETPGFTAAKHAASAISEVLHDADLTLSRGRLVSLMFERAVAGRIDGGSGRKIDLRFRARVEE; this comes from the coding sequence ATGAGCTATGTTCTTGCCGCCCCTTTGCAGGCCGCTGTCTATCAAGCCCTAAGCGATGATGTCGATTTGGGTACGCTTGTTGGTTCGGCGATTTATGATGCTATCCCGTCGGGCACTCTGCCGTCGTTATATGTCAGCCTTGGCCCGGAAACGGTTCAGGATGCATCTGACAAAACAGGCAACGGTGCAGTCCATCAGTTTACGGTGTCTGTTGTTACCGAAACCCCCGGTTTCACGGCGGCCAAACACGCCGCGTCCGCCATCAGCGAAGTTCTGCATGATGCAGATCTGACCCTAAGTCGGGGCAGGTTGGTGTCGTTGATGTTTGAACGCGCAGTTGCTGGTCGCATCGATGGCGGATCGGGCCGCAAGATTGATCTGCGTTTTCGGGCGCGTGTCGAAGAATAA
- a CDS encoding GTA head formation protein, RCAP_rcc01685 family produces MSDPKLFERFECAPGLRLQAHERVSELHYTNINRRLDRLEEMMERLEKRLWLTVYGVVAVILAQAFQSFLVAAP; encoded by the coding sequence ATGAGTGACCCGAAGCTATTTGAGCGCTTTGAGTGTGCGCCCGGTCTTCGGTTGCAAGCACATGAGCGCGTGTCGGAACTGCATTATACCAACATCAACCGTCGTCTCGATCGTCTCGAAGAGATGATGGAGCGCTTGGAAAAGCGCCTTTGGTTGACCGTCTACGGTGTTGTTGCTGTCATTCTGGCGCAGGCGTTTCAATCTTTCTTGGTGGCCGCGCCCTAG
- a CDS encoding phage portal protein: MVFDFLRRKDAFGAQATMSEQTVSEQKASATGPVVAYQTSGRVAWSPRDTVSLTRTGFSGNPVGFRSVKLIAEAAAALPLIMQDHERRYDMHPLLSLVTRPNPMQGRAELLEALYGQLLLSGNGYIEAVAGESGAPLELHVLRSDRMSVVPGADGWPVAYEYAVSGRKHRFDATGDVSPICHIKSFHPQDDHYGFSPMQAAAMALDVHNSASRWSKALLDNAARPSGAIVYKGAEGQGSLSTDQYDRLVGEMESMHQGARNAGRPMLLEGGLDWKPMGFSPSDMEFQKTKEAAAREIALAFGVPPMLIGIQGDATYANYQEANRAFYRLTVLPLATRVTAALAEWLGAHTGETVQLKPDLDQVSALSAERDAQWSRVSGAAFLTQAEKRSILGLPALPSEGADE, translated from the coding sequence ATGGTATTTGATTTCTTGCGACGCAAGGATGCATTCGGGGCTCAGGCCACCATGTCCGAGCAAACAGTGTCGGAGCAAAAGGCAAGTGCGACAGGCCCTGTTGTGGCCTATCAAACATCGGGCCGTGTGGCATGGTCGCCGCGCGATACGGTGTCTTTGACCCGCACAGGATTTTCCGGCAATCCGGTGGGGTTCCGGTCGGTTAAGCTGATCGCTGAAGCTGCGGCTGCGTTGCCTTTGATCATGCAAGATCACGAGCGCCGCTACGACATGCATCCCTTGCTGTCGTTGGTCACGCGCCCAAACCCCATGCAAGGCCGTGCCGAGCTGTTGGAGGCGCTCTATGGTCAGCTTTTGCTGTCCGGCAATGGCTATATAGAAGCGGTTGCCGGTGAAAGTGGCGCCCCATTAGAGCTGCATGTTCTGCGTTCTGACCGGATGTCGGTTGTGCCTGGTGCGGATGGTTGGCCTGTGGCCTATGAATACGCCGTTAGCGGCAGAAAACACCGCTTTGACGCCACGGGTGACGTGTCCCCGATTTGCCATATCAAAAGCTTCCATCCCCAAGACGATCATTATGGTTTCTCGCCCATGCAGGCAGCAGCCATGGCGTTGGATGTACACAATTCGGCGTCTCGCTGGTCCAAAGCCTTGTTGGACAATGCGGCACGCCCGTCTGGTGCCATTGTCTACAAGGGTGCCGAAGGCCAAGGCAGCTTAAGCACAGACCAATATGACCGGTTGGTCGGCGAGATGGAAAGCATGCACCAAGGTGCACGCAACGCGGGCCGTCCCATGTTGTTGGAAGGTGGCCTTGATTGGAAACCAATGGGCTTTTCGCCCTCTGACATGGAATTTCAAAAAACCAAAGAAGCCGCCGCGCGTGAAATCGCCTTGGCCTTTGGGGTGCCGCCGATGTTGATCGGTATTCAGGGCGATGCGACCTATGCCAATTATCAGGAAGCCAATCGCGCGTTCTACCGTTTGACGGTGTTGCCGTTGGCCACGCGGGTGACGGCGGCTTTGGCAGAGTGGCTTGGGGCGCATACAGGTGAAACCGTTCAGCTAAAGCCGGATCTGGATCAGGTGTCTGCCTTGTCTGCAGAGCGCGATGCCCAATGGTCGCGTGTGTCTGGTGCCGCGTTTCTGACGCAGGCGGAAAAGCGCAGTATCCTGGGCTTGCCTGCCTTGCCATCGGAGGGTGCGGATGAGTGA
- the mltG gene encoding endolytic transglycosylase MltG — MWRHIASNGVTFLIVALFMLGGIILWGKQSYQAAGPLSEAICVQVDRGSNMRRVSKNLEEQGAVSSGTLFRVGADYSDKSSQLKAGSYLVEPGASMQEIVDVVTRGGASTCGTEIVYRIGVNRLSIQVRELDPSDNRYVEKAQFNPAVDEIPALYTETKADSDTRFRIAFAEGVTSWQVVDSLKGMDVLKGEVPEVPSEGALAPDSYEVKPGDNRLAVLTRMEQAQKKRIADAWAARRDDVPLKSPEELLVLASIIEKETGVARERGQVASVFVNRLNQGMKLQTDPTVIYGITKGEGVLGRGLRRSELRAETPWNTYVIPALPPTPIANPGLASLMAAGNPENTDYIFFVADGTGGHAFAVTLDEHNRNVAKWRVIEAERAADN; from the coding sequence ATGTGGCGACATATCGCGTCTAATGGCGTGACCTTTTTGATTGTGGCTTTGTTTATGCTTGGGGGGATCATCCTTTGGGGCAAGCAAAGCTATCAGGCGGCAGGCCCGCTGTCGGAGGCGATATGTGTGCAGGTGGACCGTGGGTCCAACATGCGCCGCGTCAGTAAAAACCTGGAAGAGCAGGGCGCGGTCAGCAGCGGCACATTGTTTCGTGTGGGCGCGGATTATTCCGACAAATCGTCCCAGTTGAAGGCTGGCAGCTATCTGGTTGAACCGGGCGCTTCCATGCAAGAGATCGTGGATGTGGTCACACGCGGTGGTGCCAGCACATGCGGCACGGAAATCGTCTACCGCATTGGCGTGAACCGCCTGAGTATTCAAGTTCGTGAACTGGACCCATCCGACAACCGTTACGTTGAAAAAGCCCAGTTCAATCCCGCTGTGGACGAAATCCCTGCGCTGTACACGGAAACAAAAGCGGATTCCGACACCCGTTTCCGCATCGCTTTTGCGGAAGGTGTCACAAGCTGGCAGGTTGTTGATAGCCTCAAGGGAATGGATGTTCTGAAGGGGGAGGTGCCAGAGGTGCCCTCCGAGGGGGCTTTGGCCCCTGACAGCTACGAGGTGAAGCCCGGCGACAACCGTTTGGCAGTTTTGACCCGGATGGAGCAGGCCCAAAAGAAGCGCATCGCGGATGCATGGGCTGCGCGTCGGGACGATGTACCTTTGAAAAGCCCCGAAGAGTTGCTGGTCCTTGCGTCGATCATCGAAAAAGAAACCGGTGTTGCGCGCGAACGCGGTCAGGTGGCAAGTGTCTTCGTCAACCGCCTGAACCAAGGCATGAAACTGCAAACGGACCCGACTGTGATTTACGGCATAACCAAAGGCGAAGGCGTTTTGGGCCGTGGTCTGCGCCGGTCCGAACTGCGTGCCGAAACCCCGTGGAACACCTATGTGATCCCCGCATTGCCGCCAACGCCTATCGCCAATCCGGGCCTTGCCAGCTTGATGGCTGCGGGTAACCCTGAAAACACCGACTACATCTTCTTTGTGGCCGATGGCACTGGTGGTCATGCCTTTGCTGTCACCTTGGATGAGCACAACCGCAACGTTGCCAAGTGGCGTGTGATTGAGGCGGAGCGTGCAGCTGACAATTGA
- a CDS encoding HK97 family phage prohead protease, translating to MDMDTGLEHKFARFGDGIEVQDGTLIEGYASLFGECDQGGDVVGKGAYARSLTDIAAKGRNVKMLWQHDPAQPIGVWDEVHEDAKGLWVKGRLLDTTQKGREAASLIAAGAIDGLSIGYRTVKATKNDKGQRLLTELELWEVSLVTFPMLPSARVAAKSEALDADDAAMRAMAAAFEGLRTELARDAG from the coding sequence ATGGATATGGACACTGGTTTGGAGCACAAATTTGCCCGCTTTGGCGATGGCATCGAGGTGCAAGATGGTACGCTGATCGAGGGCTATGCCAGCCTGTTTGGCGAATGTGATCAAGGCGGTGATGTCGTGGGCAAAGGGGCGTATGCGCGTTCCCTGACCGACATCGCCGCCAAGGGGCGCAACGTGAAAATGTTGTGGCAACACGACCCGGCCCAACCCATCGGGGTGTGGGACGAAGTCCACGAAGATGCCAAGGGCCTTTGGGTCAAGGGCCGCTTGCTGGACACCACCCAAAAGGGTCGTGAAGCGGCGTCTTTGATTGCTGCGGGCGCCATTGACGGGCTGTCCATCGGCTATCGCACCGTCAAAGCGACCAAGAATGACAAAGGCCAACGGCTTTTGACCGAACTGGAACTTTGGGAGGTGTCATTGGTCACTTTCCCAATGTTGCCCAGTGCCCGTGTGGCTGCAAAATCAGAGGCTTTGGATGCCGATGATGCGGCAATGCGGGCAATGGCGGCGGCCTTTGAGGGCCTGCGCACAGAGCTGGCGCGCGACGCGGGATAA
- a CDS encoding phage tail tape measure protein produces the protein MSDINGFENLESQADGLNDSLGTTSNLVSGFSSELHRMRGVLVETGQDVRVLEKGLSSGLRKAFDGVVFDGDKLSDALRNVADSMIKATYNAAMKPIAGHFGGLLSQGVSGLLGKILPFADGAPFSQGRVMPFANGGVVSSTTPFGMRGGMGVMGEAGPEAIMPLARGPDGKLGVRGGGGGGASIVMNITTPDVQGFARSQSQIATQMSRALGRANRNR, from the coding sequence ATGAGTGACATAAACGGATTTGAAAATCTTGAATCTCAGGCTGATGGATTGAATGACAGCCTTGGCACAACGTCTAATTTAGTGTCCGGGTTTTCCAGCGAATTGCATCGCATGCGTGGTGTTTTGGTCGAGACCGGACAAGATGTGCGCGTGTTGGAAAAGGGCTTGTCCTCTGGTTTGCGCAAAGCCTTTGATGGCGTGGTTTTTGACGGCGACAAACTGTCTGATGCTTTGCGCAATGTCGCGGATTCCATGATCAAAGCGACGTACAATGCGGCCATGAAGCCCATTGCCGGTCATTTTGGCGGGCTTTTGTCGCAAGGTGTCAGCGGTCTTTTAGGTAAGATTTTACCCTTTGCCGACGGTGCGCCGTTTAGCCAGGGCCGCGTCATGCCTTTCGCCAATGGCGGCGTCGTCAGCAGCACCACCCCTTTTGGCATGCGTGGCGGCATGGGTGTCATGGGCGAAGCCGGGCCAGAAGCGATCATGCCGTTGGCCCGAGGTCCGGATGGAAAGTTGGGTGTGCGCGGTGGTGGCGGTGGCGGCGCGTCTATCGTCATGAATATCACCACGCCCGATGTACAGGGCTTTGCCAGATCGCAAAGCCAAATCGCCACGCAAATGAGCCGCGCCTTGGGCCGTGCCAACCGCAATCGTTAA
- a CDS encoding DUF2460 domain-containing protein, which produces MSFHEVRFPASLSFGSAGGPERRTEIVTLANGHEERNSPWAHSKRRYDAGLGMRSLDDVQLLIAFFEARMGQMYGFRWKDWSDYKSGLSGAEVQYDDQEIAFGDGVTVDFPLVKVYRSGLHTYARPISKPVAGTVRIGVAQDEMTNTIDYVVDETSGLVTFAHPPEPEHPITAGFEFDVPVRFDTDHIHTNMASFQAGDVPDVPIVEVRV; this is translated from the coding sequence ATGTCATTTCACGAAGTCAGGTTTCCAGCATCACTTAGCTTTGGATCCGCAGGCGGTCCTGAGCGCCGCACGGAGATCGTCACATTGGCCAACGGCCATGAAGAACGCAATTCTCCTTGGGCCCATTCAAAGCGCCGCTACGACGCGGGCCTGGGCATGCGGTCCTTGGATGATGTTCAACTGTTGATCGCCTTCTTCGAGGCGCGCATGGGGCAGATGTACGGCTTTCGCTGGAAAGATTGGTCTGACTACAAATCGGGTTTAAGCGGTGCCGAGGTTCAATATGATGATCAGGAAATCGCTTTCGGTGATGGTGTGACAGTCGATTTCCCCTTGGTCAAAGTGTACCGTTCTGGCTTGCATACCTATGCCCGCCCTATTTCCAAACCTGTCGCGGGCACTGTACGAATTGGTGTCGCGCAAGACGAGATGACCAACACAATCGACTATGTTGTCGATGAAACATCAGGCTTGGTGACGTTCGCCCATCCCCCAGAGCCAGAACACCCAATCACAGCAGGCTTCGAGTTTGACGTTCCTGTGCGTTTTGACACCGATCACATCCACACCAACATGGCCAGTTTCCAAGCAGGTGACGTGCCAGATGTTCCTATTGTCGAGGTACGTGTCTGA
- a CDS encoding phage major tail protein, TP901-1 family, translated as MGAQNGKDLLVKVDMTSDGQFETIAGLRATRVSFNAETVDVTSLESQGGWRELLAGAGVRSCSISGSGVFKDEGTDERARQLFFDGETPEFQVIIPDFGIVEGAFQVTAIEYSGSHNGEATYELSMASAGALDFTAI; from the coding sequence ATGGGTGCTCAAAACGGTAAGGACCTTCTGGTCAAAGTGGATATGACCTCTGACGGTCAGTTTGAAACCATCGCGGGGCTGCGGGCCACACGCGTCAGCTTTAACGCGGAAACGGTTGATGTGACGTCTTTGGAAAGCCAAGGCGGCTGGCGCGAGTTGTTGGCGGGCGCAGGTGTGCGATCCTGTTCGATTTCCGGATCCGGTGTCTTCAAAGACGAGGGCACAGACGAACGCGCCCGCCAATTATTCTTTGACGGCGAAACGCCCGAATTCCAGGTCATCATTCCTGACTTCGGCATCGTCGAAGGGGCCTTTCAGGTCACCGCCATCGAATATTCCGGCAGCCACAACGGCGAAGCGACATACGAGTTGTCGATGGCCAGCGCAGGCGCCCTTGATTTCACTGCTATCTGA
- a CDS encoding DNA-packaging protein, producing MPHQLPPEGDWRAWVIMGGRGAGKTRAGAEWVRSKVEGALPMDPGPCSRIALVGETIDQVREVMIFGDSGILACSPEDRRPTWVASRKRLEWPNGAVASVHTAHDPEGLRGPQFDGAWVDELAKWRKAQETWDQLQFALRLGDLPQVCVTTTPRNVGVLKKLLEAPSTVVTHAPTEANRANLASSFLEEVRRRYDGTRLARQELDGVLLADAEGALWTSAMLEGAQVVRPPELDRIVVAVDPATTNGKSSDECGIVVVGAVTKGPPQDWRAYVLADCTVQGMTPVGWAKAAIQAMERFGADRLVAEVNQGGQMVAEVIRQVDALVPYKGVHASRGKVARAEPVAALYEQGRVLHVTGDLVALEDQMVRMTTSGFEGDGSPDRVDALVWALHEVMIEPAAKWRQPGMRAL from the coding sequence ATGCCCCACCAGTTGCCTCCGGAAGGAGATTGGCGGGCATGGGTCATCATGGGTGGGCGCGGTGCGGGCAAAACCCGTGCCGGGGCCGAATGGGTGCGTTCCAAAGTGGAAGGTGCGCTGCCCATGGACCCTGGCCCTTGTTCGCGTATCGCTTTGGTGGGGGAAACCATCGATCAGGTCCGCGAAGTTATGATTTTTGGCGACAGTGGCATATTGGCCTGTTCGCCCGAAGACCGTCGCCCCACGTGGGTGGCCTCGCGCAAGCGGTTGGAATGGCCCAATGGTGCTGTCGCGTCTGTCCACACCGCGCATGATCCCGAAGGTTTGCGTGGTCCGCAATTTGACGGGGCTTGGGTGGACGAACTGGCCAAATGGCGCAAAGCGCAAGAGACATGGGATCAATTGCAATTTGCCCTGCGCTTGGGGGACTTGCCGCAGGTTTGTGTCACCACCACCCCCCGCAACGTGGGCGTGTTAAAAAAACTGCTAGAGGCCCCGTCCACCGTGGTCACCCACGCCCCCACCGAAGCAAACCGTGCCAATCTGGCGTCGTCCTTCCTGGAAGAGGTCCGCCGCCGGTACGATGGCACGCGTCTTGCCCGTCAGGAACTGGACGGTGTATTGCTGGCGGACGCGGAAGGGGCCTTGTGGACCTCTGCCATGCTGGAGGGCGCGCAAGTTGTCCGCCCCCCTGAACTGGACCGCATCGTTGTCGCGGTTGATCCGGCCACGACCAATGGCAAATCCTCAGATGAATGTGGCATTGTTGTTGTTGGCGCTGTCACCAAGGGGCCGCCGCAAGACTGGCGGGCTTATGTTCTGGCCGATTGCACTGTGCAGGGCATGACCCCTGTGGGTTGGGCAAAGGCCGCAATTCAAGCCATGGAGCGCTTTGGCGCGGATCGTCTGGTGGCGGAAGTTAACCAAGGTGGCCAGATGGTGGCCGAGGTGATCCGTCAGGTGGATGCTTTGGTGCCTTACAAGGGCGTTCATGCCTCGCGCGGTAAGGTGGCCCGCGCAGAACCTGTCGCCGCCCTTTATGAGCAGGGCCGTGTCCTGCACGTCACCGGCGATTTGGTCGCCCTCGAGGATCAGATGGTGCGTATGACAACATCCGGTTTCGAAGGGGATGGATCGCCGGACCGAGTTGATGCCCTTGTCTGGGCGTTACACGAGGTGATGATTGAGCCTGCCGCCAAGTGGCGCCAGCCCGGCATGCGGGCGTTGTAG
- a CDS encoding gene transfer agent family protein, translating to MTNPWRGDVSLTIDGAPHVMRLTLGALASLEAELDEPSLLALVERFESTRFSSRDVLALIAAGLAGGGSGLTLADLAEAEIEGGPMAAARAGAELLARAFVLPTS from the coding sequence ATGACAAATCCTTGGAGAGGGGACGTGTCGCTGACCATTGATGGTGCGCCACACGTCATGCGGCTGACTTTGGGTGCTTTGGCATCCTTGGAAGCGGAATTGGATGAGCCATCGCTGTTGGCATTGGTCGAACGGTTTGAAAGCACACGCTTTTCTTCCCGTGATGTTTTGGCACTGATCGCTGCCGGTTTGGCTGGCGGTGGCTCAGGCTTGACCTTGGCTGATCTGGCAGAGGCCGAAATTGAAGGTGGTCCCATGGCCGCTGCCCGTGCCGGTGCCGAATTGTTGGCGCGTGCGTTTGTATTGCCAACGTCATGA
- a CDS encoding head-tail connector protein, which produces MMLIEETTVADAVLPVDAFKAHLRQGTGFGEDTLQDEVLRSFLRASIAAVEARTGKVLLERDFSWTLTIWRDATAQVLPVAPVKAITSVEMVARDGARTAVANDAFWLEQDQQRPRVRATGTCLPRVPHNGSVVLTFLAGYGAAWDDVPADLRQAVLLLASHYYEFRNETSLSDGCMPFGVASLIERYKVMRIWSGGTA; this is translated from the coding sequence ATGATGTTGATTGAGGAAACCACGGTAGCCGATGCGGTTTTGCCAGTGGACGCGTTCAAAGCGCATTTACGTCAAGGCACCGGCTTTGGTGAGGATACTCTGCAAGACGAGGTGCTACGCAGTTTCCTGCGCGCTTCCATTGCAGCCGTCGAGGCCCGCACGGGCAAAGTGTTGTTGGAACGTGATTTCAGCTGGACTTTGACGATCTGGCGTGATGCCACCGCCCAAGTGTTGCCTGTGGCCCCTGTTAAGGCAATCACGAGTGTGGAGATGGTCGCCCGTGATGGCGCACGCACTGCCGTTGCCAACGATGCTTTCTGGCTGGAACAAGACCAGCAGCGCCCACGCGTGCGGGCAACGGGTACATGTTTGCCACGCGTGCCGCACAATGGGTCCGTGGTCTTGACGTTCTTGGCAGGCTATGGCGCGGCTTGGGATGATGTGCCTGCAGATTTGCGTCAGGCCGTTTTGCTCTTGGCCTCGCACTACTATGAATTTCGCAATGAGACCTCTTTGTCTGACGGGTGCATGCCATTTGGTGTGGCCAGCCTGATCGAACGTTACAAGGTCATGCGTATTTGGTCCGGGGGGACGGCATAA
- a CDS encoding phage major capsid protein, translating into MSKTEIKSRAGEGLSPAEGAMQAVTGFVSDFKGFAADIQTKFQQTEERLTMLDRKSNSAIRTPLAGATEAGAPHQKAFNAYLRSGDDDGLRGLEIEAKGLSTAVNSDGGYLVDPQTSDTVKSTLNATASIRAIASVVNVEATSYDVLIDHSDVDTGWATEAGGVSESATPSIDRISIQLHELSALPKASQRLLDDSAFDIEGWLAGRIADKFARAEAAAFINGDGIDKPKGFLAHTSVDNDVWAWGNLGYVPTGVDGDVTPEAIIDVVYALGAEYRANGTFVMNSKTAGLVRKLKDNDGRFMWSDGLAAGQPATLMGYPVVIAEDMPDVSTGADAIAFGDFAAGYTVAERPDLRILRDPFSAKPHVLFYATKRVGGDVSDFAAIKLLKFATA; encoded by the coding sequence ATGAGCAAGACCGAGATCAAGTCTCGGGCCGGGGAAGGTTTGTCTCCGGCCGAGGGTGCGATGCAAGCCGTCACTGGCTTTGTAAGCGACTTCAAAGGCTTCGCAGCCGACATTCAGACCAAATTTCAACAAACAGAAGAGCGACTGACCATGCTGGATCGTAAATCAAACTCTGCCATTCGTACGCCTTTGGCCGGCGCCACTGAAGCGGGTGCGCCCCATCAGAAAGCTTTCAACGCATATCTGCGTTCGGGTGATGATGATGGTCTGCGTGGCCTCGAAATCGAAGCCAAGGGCCTGTCCACGGCTGTGAACAGCGATGGCGGTTACCTCGTTGATCCGCAGACATCCGACACGGTGAAATCCACGTTGAATGCCACGGCGTCCATCCGTGCCATCGCATCTGTCGTCAATGTCGAAGCCACATCTTATGATGTGTTGATCGACCATTCCGACGTCGATACAGGTTGGGCCACCGAAGCGGGCGGCGTGTCTGAAAGTGCGACACCATCTATCGACCGCATTTCCATCCAGTTGCACGAGCTTTCTGCTTTGCCGAAAGCATCGCAGCGCCTTTTGGACGACTCTGCGTTTGACATCGAAGGCTGGCTGGCTGGTCGCATCGCCGACAAGTTTGCCCGTGCCGAAGCCGCCGCCTTCATCAACGGTGACGGTATCGACAAGCCAAAGGGCTTTTTGGCGCATACATCCGTAGACAATGACGTTTGGGCCTGGGGCAACCTTGGGTATGTGCCAACAGGTGTGGACGGTGACGTCACACCCGAAGCGATTATCGATGTGGTCTATGCTTTGGGTGCAGAATACCGCGCGAACGGCACATTTGTGATGAACTCCAAGACCGCCGGTCTGGTGCGCAAACTGAAAGACAACGATGGTCGTTTCATGTGGTCCGATGGCTTGGCTGCTGGCCAACCTGCAACGCTGATGGGTTATCCTGTTGTGATCGCAGAAGACATGCCGGACGTGTCCACAGGCGCCGACGCCATTGCCTTTGGCGATTTCGCCGCCGGTTACACGGTCGCCGAACGCCCAGATCTGCGCATCCTGCGTGATCCCTTTAGCGCGAAACCGCATGTGCTGTTCTATGCCACAAAGCGTGTTGGCGGTGATGTCAGCGACTTTGCAGCGATCAAACTGCTGAAATTCGCAACCGCTTAA
- a CDS encoding phage head closure protein: MSPRLNRRLTLEAPDHQSDGAGGFSESWTALGVLWAEVVARTGREATQSGAPLSDVSYKIIVRAAPVGHIQRPTSQQRFRDGNRIFRIQAVAETDMGACYLTCFANEEVVS, from the coding sequence ATGTCCCCACGTTTGAACCGACGGCTGACTTTAGAAGCGCCGGACCACCAAAGTGATGGGGCAGGCGGCTTTAGTGAAAGCTGGACCGCATTGGGTGTTCTATGGGCCGAAGTTGTGGCCCGTACTGGTCGCGAAGCCACGCAATCTGGCGCCCCCTTGTCCGATGTCAGCTACAAGATCATCGTTCGCGCCGCGCCCGTTGGTCATATCCAGCGCCCTACGTCGCAACAGCGTTTCCGTGATGGAAACCGTATCTTTCGCATTCAGGCGGTGGCCGAGACTGACATGGGCGCGTGTTACCTAACGTGCTTTGCCAACGAAGAGGTGGTGTCATGA
- a CDS encoding DUF2163 domain-containing protein, which produces MSDRREAFLAHVGTGLTTLCRCWRITRTDGVKYGFTDHDQNLRFGGVDFRAETGLSASALATSTGLSVDNTEALGALTDAAVREDDIEAGRFDGAEVRSWLVNWADVDQRWMQFRGTIGEMRRAGGAFQAELRGLTEALNRPLGRVYQKPCTAVLGDGTCRFDLSQPGFFTDKTVSDIEGNRIFRWTDFGAFDDAWFQRGRLNVQSGAAAGLWGAIKHDRLQDGIREIELWQPIRAPILPTDEVRLLAGCDKLLSTCSEKFSNIINFQGFPDLPGEDWLLSQPKSSNPNTGGSRR; this is translated from the coding sequence ATGTCGGATCGAAGAGAAGCATTTTTGGCGCATGTCGGCACAGGTTTAACAACCTTGTGCCGGTGTTGGCGTATCACGCGGACGGATGGTGTGAAGTATGGATTCACGGATCACGATCAAAATTTGCGGTTTGGGGGTGTCGATTTTCGCGCCGAAACAGGTCTTAGCGCAAGCGCTTTGGCCACAAGCACGGGTCTGTCCGTAGACAACACAGAAGCCCTTGGTGCGCTGACGGACGCAGCTGTCCGCGAAGACGACATTGAGGCTGGTCGCTTTGATGGCGCAGAAGTGCGATCATGGTTGGTCAATTGGGCCGATGTCGATCAGCGCTGGATGCAATTTCGTGGGACCATTGGCGAAATGCGTCGCGCGGGTGGTGCCTTTCAAGCCGAGTTGCGAGGCTTGACTGAAGCGCTAAACCGCCCTTTGGGTCGTGTGTATCAAAAGCCCTGCACCGCAGTTCTTGGTGATGGAACCTGTCGCTTTGACCTATCCCAGCCAGGCTTTTTTACTGACAAGACTGTCTCTGACATTGAGGGCAATCGCATATTTCGCTGGACTGATTTCGGCGCATTTGACGATGCCTGGTTTCAGCGTGGCCGCTTGAATGTTCAAAGCGGTGCCGCTGCGGGACTGTGGGGGGCTATCAAACATGATCGCTTGCAGGATGGCATCCGCGAGATCGAGCTTTGGCAGCCTATTCGCGCGCCGATCTTACCAACCGATGAGGTCCGGCTGCTTGCTGGATGCGACAAGCTGCTGAGTACATGTTCGGAAAAATTCTCAAATATTATCAATTTTCAGGGGTTCCCCGACCTCCCAGGTGAAGACTGGCTGCTTAGCCAGCCCAAGTCGAGCAACCCCAACACCGGAGGCAGCCGCAGATGA
- a CDS encoding rcc01693 family protein, producing MSDHAQQTEPPHGLDWAALLRAGVQGLGLKPDEFWSLTPAELQLMLGDKGTSAPLLSSGLDALMAAYPDRKEGASR from the coding sequence ATGAGTGACCATGCGCAGCAAACAGAACCACCGCACGGGCTGGATTGGGCCGCTTTGCTGCGCGCGGGTGTTCAGGGGCTGGGACTAAAGCCAGATGAGTTTTGGTCCCTGACCCCAGCCGAATTGCAGTTGATGCTGGGTGACAAGGGCACGTCCGCGCCTTTGTTGAGCAGCGGTTTGGATGCGTTGATGGCAGCGTATCCAGATAGAAAAGAAGGAGCTTCGCGATGA